One segment of Pseudobythopirellula maris DNA contains the following:
- a CDS encoding ABC transporter ATP-binding protein, translated as MVDAATRLKGDPQIELSRVNRWFGPTHAVADVSFRVMAGEVFGYIGPNGAGKTTSMRILATLDEPTSGDAWVDGFSVVEDPDRVRSRLGFMPDYYGAYQNVNVGEYLDFFARAYGLRGSERRHAISFAMDFTGLEPLRLKPIDGLSKGMKQRLCLGRTMIHDPSVMVLDEPAAGLDPRARIELREMISRLADLGKAVLISSHILTELAEVCDRVGIIEQGQLLAVGSVEEISERVAEHQTVRATLVGDPGRAAAWLAEQQGVTVPDQRPASLPQKAVEFDLVGDDTDRARLLRAMIEAGMEVSDFSCRTRSLEDVFLEVTRGRVQ; from the coding sequence ATGGTCGACGCCGCGACTCGCCTGAAGGGCGACCCCCAGATCGAGCTGAGCCGGGTGAACCGCTGGTTCGGCCCCACCCACGCCGTGGCCGACGTGTCGTTCCGGGTGATGGCGGGCGAGGTGTTCGGCTACATCGGCCCGAACGGCGCCGGCAAGACAACCAGCATGCGGATCTTGGCCACGCTCGACGAGCCGACCAGCGGCGACGCCTGGGTCGACGGCTTCTCGGTGGTCGAAGACCCCGACCGTGTGCGGTCGCGTTTGGGCTTCATGCCGGACTACTACGGCGCGTATCAGAACGTGAATGTTGGCGAGTACCTCGACTTCTTCGCCCGCGCCTACGGTCTGCGGGGCTCGGAGCGTCGGCACGCGATCTCGTTCGCGATGGACTTCACCGGCTTGGAGCCGCTGCGGCTCAAGCCGATCGACGGTTTGTCTAAGGGCATGAAGCAGCGGCTCTGCCTGGGTCGGACGATGATCCACGACCCCTCGGTCATGGTGCTCGACGAGCCGGCCGCCGGGCTCGACCCGCGGGCGCGGATCGAGCTGCGTGAGATGATCTCGCGGCTCGCCGACCTGGGCAAGGCGGTGCTGATCAGCTCGCACATCCTCACCGAGCTGGCCGAGGTGTGCGACCGGGTCGGCATCATCGAGCAGGGCCAGTTGCTGGCCGTCGGCTCGGTCGAGGAGATCAGCGAGCGCGTCGCGGAGCATCAGACCGTGCGGGCCACGCTCGTGGGCGACCCCGGCCGGGCGGCGGCTTGGCTCGCCGAGCAGCAGGGGGTGACGGTGCCCGACCAACGGCCGGCGTCGCTGCCGCAGAAGGCGGTGGAGTTCGACCTCGTGGGAGACGACACCGACCGCGCCCGGCTGCTGCGTGCGATGATCGAGGCGGGCATGGAAGTCAGCGACTTCAGCTGCCGGACCCGCAGCCTGGAAGACGTGTTCCTCGAAGTGACACGGGGGCGCGTGCAATGA